The following proteins are encoded in a genomic region of Aquificaceae bacterium:
- a CDS encoding alpha/beta hydrolase: MPRSGVRVPPGPLFFLHGWGFSSKVLKGIPSVDLPFHGESQLRYESLQNLAREIALGIPEDSILIGWSLGASLSLLMAYMFPQRFRGLVLIGGSACFGCLWERRNLRGFLIRLEREGEKFLKEFRGLSYPKAFEDHIDLQGAKRILKDYMELDIRHILPHIKQRVIILHGTHDPITPFSSALTLYNMLKRAKLITFLGGHFPENEGLIFEVLKSL; the protein is encoded by the coding sequence ATCCCTAGGTCGGGGGTTCGAGTCCCTCCGGGCCCGCTTTTTTTTCTTCATGGATGGGGTTTTAGCTCAAAGGTTTTAAAGGGAATCCCTTCCGTAGACCTTCCCTTTCATGGCGAAAGCCAACTTAGGTATGAAAGCCTTCAAAATCTTGCAAGAGAAATAGCATTAGGTATTCCAGAAGACTCTATACTCATAGGCTGGTCTCTTGGTGCAAGCCTTTCTTTGCTTATGGCTTATATGTTCCCACAGAGGTTCAGAGGACTTGTGCTTATAGGCGGTAGTGCGTGCTTTGGTTGTTTATGGGAAAGGAGAAACCTAAGAGGGTTTCTCATAAGGCTTGAAAGAGAAGGAGAGAAGTTCCTCAAGGAGTTTAGGGGTTTATCCTATCCAAAAGCCTTTGAAGACCACATTGACCTACAAGGAGCAAAAAGAATTCTCAAAGACTACATGGAGCTTGACATAAGGCACATACTACCACACATAAAACAAAGGGTCATTATCCTACATGGCACGCATGACCCTATAACCCCTTTTTCCTCCGCACTTACTCTTTACAACATGTTAAAAAGGGCTAAATTAATAACCTTCTTAGGAGGACACTTTCCGGAGAATGAAGGTCTTATCTTTGAGGTTCTCAAGAGCCTGTAA
- a CDS encoding methyltransferase domain-containing protein — MKVLSLRFSRACNSYEEWAIPQRYSAQRLKALEKIEGSALDIGCGTGILSEGLDNVVGVDIAFGMAKTYKEKFGNVVLGDAHYLPFKDRSFDYVISNFALHWTDLKRTIPEALRVCRRLFLCAIPVDGSLPQFGFPFPKVEEVLNLLEGKAKLRHLFLEDVPIPFRGWDLIKFFHYTGSSFNPNLKGGIISRKRIESMIYEIDKAVFRVLFFSCEVGK; from the coding sequence ATGAAGGTCTTATCTTTGAGGTTCTCAAGAGCCTGTAATAGTTACGAGGAGTGGGCAATTCCTCAAAGATACTCCGCACAGAGGCTAAAAGCTCTTGAAAAAATAGAAGGTTCTGCTCTTGACATTGGCTGTGGGACTGGTATTCTCAGCGAAGGGCTTGATAATGTGGTTGGTGTAGACATAGCCTTTGGTATGGCTAAAACATACAAGGAGAAGTTTGGCAATGTAGTGCTCGGAGATGCCCATTACCTGCCCTTCAAAGACAGGAGCTTTGACTATGTAATAAGTAATTTTGCCCTTCATTGGACTGACCTAAAAAGGACCATACCCGAAGCCTTGAGGGTTTGTAGAAGACTTTTTCTGTGTGCCATTCCCGTAGATGGAAGCTTGCCTCAATTTGGCTTTCCCTTCCCAAAGGTAGAGGAGGTATTAAACCTTCTTGAAGGTAAGGCTAAGCTAAGACACCTTTTCCTTGAAGATGTCCCTATACCCTTCAGAGGGTGGGATTTGATAAAGTTTTTCCATTATACGGGTTCTTCCTTTAACCCAAACCTCAAAGGTGGTATAATCTCAAGAAAGAGGATTGAAAGTATGATTTATGAGATTGACAAAGCGGTCTTTAGGGTTCTATTCTTTTCTTGCGAGGTTGGTAAATGA